From Thunnus albacares chromosome 22, fThuAlb1.1, whole genome shotgun sequence, the proteins below share one genomic window:
- the corin gene encoding atrial natriuretic peptide-converting enzyme: protein MLSARRETCPRVTFSGAGTVTTPGRGPETGMGGEACPHKLGSTNHLRLLLYILIPTVSLLAGLLLLVLALTGIFGSSLLDSSPLPSPEPISDSSPGYHDNSTTPSLSSETENATTTASYRNRSDGGDITHGGSSTPAATTAGTSASVSPTSTSQAPPTQASTKPPDWLTSVTSLSTAWPTSTTAGSDAGQCQPIIEPQCHMLPYNQTWLSSSVAVVKSSEVDMLLRFFSYLSRLSCYRHIMLFGCSLALPECIAADSVHNRRVVLPCASFCEAAREGCEPVLQMFNASWPDFLRCSQFSNVTFASPSPPPPPSSSLSPTATAGPAPPACYTPRQIKGKPSVCGGKDYFLCTTGICVPQKLVCNGYNDCDDWSDETHCVCTDAEFRCNTGRCVAPARVCDGYDDCGDLSDELNCVCNLTREHRCGDGRCVSRDWLCDGDHDCLDKSDELNCSCKSQGLLECRNGQCIPSAFRCDGEDDCKDGSDEEHCSREQTQGVCVPGQPSCISTSCPSQCGGGSATCDPRNNNNNNNSCSRCEPISLELCMNLPYNLTSYPNYLGHLSQRESSVSWESSLFPALVQTGCYQYLMFYACTLLVPKCDPVSLQKVPPCRSLCRTAKEKCESVLGIVGLQWPEDSDCSQFPEEGGNTTCLLPEAGVDECSPSHFKCRSGRCVLATKRCDGHLDCDDHSDEDNCGCSERALWECPGSKVCIKSSMICDGFPDCPLLVDEANCSVCRDNELSCNNHQCVHRTLWCDGKKHCSDSSDEWNCVSLSDRSGSVLTVFRTAAEYQVCADEWNHELSKLTCDQLGLGVPSSVSMVPDQPGVPGRRRWLHVHPDWNLRNGSALQARLEKRSHACHSRKRVSVLCTREDCGLRPTVGAVPHRKKRILGGRVSRRGAWPWQCSLQSGQSGHVCGCVLIAGRWALTVAHCFEGRESADLWKVVLGLNNLDHPGVHSQSRGVRSIIVHPRYNRAVVDYDISVVQLDSEVEETPFVRPVCLPQLGQLPSPDSYCYITGWGHMGNRMPFKLQEGEVRIISLSQCQSYFDMKTITPRMLCAGYDAGTVDSCMGDSGGPLVCEEESGHWTLFGLTSWGSVCFSKVLGPGVYSNVTHFTPWIQQQIYIHTYLND, encoded by the exons ATGTTGTCCGCGCGGCGGGAGACCTGCCCGCGTGTCACCTTCAGCGGAGCGGGAACTGTGACG ACTCCGGGTCGAGGACCTGAGACGGGGATGGGCGGGGAGGCGTGTCCTCACAAGCTTGGATCAACCAATCACCTTCGTCTTCTCCTCTACATCCTGATTCCCACCGTGAGCCTGCTGGCCGGCCTGCTGCTGCTCGTCTTGGCCCTCACAG gtATATTTGGCAGCAGCCTCTTGGACTCcagccccctcccctccccggAGCCCATCTCTGACAGCAGTCCtggttaccatgacaacagcaCAACTCCCTCCCTATCCTCCGAGACGGAGAACGCCACCACCACCGCCTCCTACCGAAACCGCAGTGACGGTGGTGACATCACACACGGCGGGAGCAGCACACCTGCCGCGACGACTGCCGGAACCTCCGCCAGCGTCTCTCCGACTTCGACCTCTCAGGCCCCGCCCACCCAGGCCTCCACAAAGcctcctgattggctgacctCTGTGACGTCACTGAGCACCGCCTGGCCGACCAGCACCACCGCGGGGTCTGACGCAG GTCAGTGTCAGCCGATCATCGAGCCGCAGTGTCACATGTTGCCCTACAACCAAACATGGCTGTCCTCCTCCGTCGCCGTGGTGAAGAGCTCAGAGGTCGACATGTTGTTAAG gttcTTCAGCTACCTCAGCAGACTGTCCTGCTACAGACACATCATGCTCTTCGGCTGCTCGCTGGCGCTGCCCGAGTGTATCGCCGCCGACAGCGTGCACAACAG gcgGGTCGTGCTGCCCTGTGCGTCGTTCTGCGAGGCGGCGAGGGAAGGCTGCGAGCCCGTCCTCCAGATGTTCAACGCCTCCTGGCCCGACTTCCTGCGCTGCTCACAGTTCAGCAATGTCACCTTTGCGTCGCCatcgccgccgccgccaccgtCATCGTCACTGTCACCCACGGCAACGGCCGGCCCTGCCCCACCTGCCTGTTACACGCCGAGACAGATCAAAGGCAAACCTT CTGTGTGCGGCGGGAAGGATTACTTCCTGTGCACGACGGGCATTTGCGTCCCTCAGAAACTGGTGTGTAACGGCTACAACGACTGTGACGACTGGAGTGACGAGACACACTgcg TCTGCACAGACGCAGAGTTTCGCTGCAACACCGGTCGATGTGTCGCTCCTGCTCGCGTTTGTGACGGATACGACGACTGCGGAGACCTGAGCGACGAACTCAACTGTG TGTGTAATCTGACTCGTGAGCATCGCTGCGGCGACGGTCGCTGTGTGTCCAGAGACTGGCTCTGTGACGGAGACCACGACTGTCTGGACAAGAGCGACGAGCTCAACTGCT cctgtAAGAGTCAGGGTCTGTTGGAGTGCAGGAACGGTCAGTGTATTCCTTCTGCGTTTCGTTGCGACGGAGAGGACGACTGTAAAGACGGCAGCGATGAGGAACACTGCAGCCGAGagcaga ctcagggtgtgtgtgttcccGGTCAGCCCAGCTGTATCTCCACTTCCTGTCCCTCACAGTGTGGGGGAGGCAGCGCCACCTGTGACCCccgaaacaacaacaacaacaacaacagctgct CTCGCTGTGAGCCCATCAGCCTGGAGCTGTGTATGAACCTGCCCTACAACCTGACCAGCTACCCCAACTACCTGGGCCACCTGTCCCAGAGAGAGAGCTCTGTGTCCTGGGAGTCCTCGCTGTTCCCCGCCCTGGTCCAGACCGGCTGCTACCAGTACCTCATGTTCTACGCCTGCACGCTGCTGGTCCCCAAGTGTGACCCGGTCAGCCTGCAGAAGGTCCCGCCCTGCAG GTCGTTGTGTCGTACCGCGAAGGAGAAGTGTGAGTCGGTGCTCGGCATTGTGGGACTGCAGTGGCCCGAGGACTCGGACTGTAGTCAGTTtccagaggagggaggaaacaCAACCTGCCTGCTGCCGGAGGCCGGAGTGGAcg AGTGCTCCCCCAGTCACTTCAAGTGCCGGTCGGGTCGCTGCGTCCTGGCAACCAAACGCTGCGACGGACATCTGGACTGTGACGACCACAGCGACGAGGACAACTgtg GCTGTTCTGAGCGCGCTCTGTGGGAGTGTCCTGGCAGTAAGGTGTGTATTAAATCCAGTATGATCTGTGATGGATTCCCAGACTGCCCCCTGCTGGTGGACGAGGCCAACTGCT CCGTGTGCAGAGATAACGAGCTGTCCTGTAACAACCATCAGTGTGTTCATCGGACTCTGTGGTGCGACGGGAAGAAGCATTGTTCAGACAGCTCTGATGAGTGGAACTGTG TGTCTCTGTCCGATCGATCGGGTTCTGTATTGACGGTGTTCAGGACGGCAGCGGAGTATCAGGTCTGTGCAGACGAGTGGAACCACGAGCTGAGCAAACTGACCTGCGACCAGCTGGGCCTAGG GGTTCCCTCCTCTGTTTCCATGGTACCCGACCAGCCTGGCGTCCCGGGCCGTCGCCGTTGGTTACACGTCCATCCTGACTGGAACCTGAGGAACGGATCTGCTCTACAGGCGCGACTGGAGAAGAGAAG TCACGCGTGTCACTCCAGGAAGAGAGTATCAGTCCTGTGCACCAGAGAAG aCTGCGGTCTGCGTCCGACGGTGGGTGCGGTCCCCCACAGGAAGAAGAGGATTCTGGGAGGGCGGGTGTCACGACGGGGGGCGTGGCCATGGCAGTGCTCCCTGCAGAGTGGACAGAGCGGACACGTTTGTGGCTGCGTCCTCATCGCCGGGAGATGGGCTCTGACCGTCGCGCACTGCTTCGAGGG GAGGGAGAGCGCAGACCTGTGGAAGGTCGTGTTGGGTTTGAATAACCTCGACCATCCAGGTGTTCACAGTCAGAGCCGCGGGGTGCGCTCCATCATCGTACACCCACGCTACAACCGGGCGGTGGTCGACTACGACATCAGCGTGGTGCAGCTGGACTCTGAG GTGGAGGAGACGCCGTTCGTCAGACCGGTGTGTCTGCCTCAACTCGGCCAGCTTCCTTCCCCTGACTCCTACTGTTACATCACAGGCTGGGGTCACATGGGCAACCGGA tgccCTTTAAGCTGCAGGAAGGAGAGGTTCGGATCATCTCACTGTCTCAGTGTCAGTCTTACTTTGACATGAAGACCATCACTCCCAGGATGCTTTGTGCCGGTTACGATGCTGGAACCGTCGACTCCTGCATG ggCGACAGTGGCGGTCCGCTCGTGTGTGAGGAGGAGAGCGGTCACTGGACGTTGTTCGGCCTGACGTCGTGGGGCAGCGTGTGCTTCAGTAAAGTGCTCGGACCTGGCGTGTACAGCAACGTGACGCACTTCACCCCCTGGATCCAACAACAGATCTACATTCACACATACCTAAAcgactga
- the LOC122974138 gene encoding sodium/hydrogen exchanger 9B2-like, producing the protein MKDRCPRPRGLINLLITKVCLFALLFGVVWAITGKECLPGGNLFGIVILFICSVLGGKLVGMIQLPTLPPFPPLLGMLLAGLVLRNVPYITDAIHIDTHWSAALRNIALAIILTRAGLGLDPSALRRLKAVCVRVAIGPCVVEACIVAVVSHFLLGLPWVWGFILGFVLAAVSPAVVVPSMLLLQREGYGVEKGIPTLLMAAGSFDDILAITGFSTCLGIAFSTGSTWMNVLKGLLEVVGGVIAGLILGLFLCCFPSNDQEDLVLRRTLMLLGLSIFSVFFSHVIGFAGAGGLCTLVLAFLAALGWRTEKAPVAAMVGRSWDVFQPLLFGLIGAEITIATLSPSTVGLGLACISIGLVIRLLVTFLLVHFGGFNLKEKLFIAVAWLPKATVQAAIGSKALDMAREEGDDTLIKFGSDVLTLAVLAILTTAPIGALGIGLAGPRLLARQGKDETEGGATSPSSQGNGQEKDNVTLESKL; encoded by the exons ATGAAGGACAGATGTCCTCGACCGCGGGGACTCATCAACCTCCTCATCACCAAGG tgtgtctgtttgctctGCTGTTTGGAGTCGTCTGGGCCATCACAGGAAAGGAGTGTTTGCCTGGAGGGAATCTTTTCGGTATCGTCATCCTCTTCATCTGCTCCGTGCTGGGAGGGAAACTGGTGGGAATGATCCAACTGCCCACACTCCCCCCCTTCCCTCCACTACTTG gtatgcTGTTAGCAGGTCTGGTGCTGCGTAACGTTCCTTATATAACGGACGCCATCCACATCGACACTCACTGGTCTGCAGCTCTGAGGAACATCGCCCTGGCCATCATCCTGACCAGAGCCGGGCTGGGCCTTGACCCCTCG gcattGCGTCGTCTGAAGgcggtgtgtgtgcgtgttgcgATTGGTCCCTGCGTGGTGGAGGCCTGTATTGTTGCCGTGGTTTCTCACTTCCTGCTGGGGCTGCCGTGGGTCTGGGGCTTCATACTGGG tTTTGTCCTGGCTGCAGTGTCTCCTGCGGTCGTTGTGCCGTCCATGCTGCTCCTGCAGAGAGAAGGATACGGAGTGGAGAAG gGGATCCCCACCCTGCTGATGGCTGCTGGGAGTTTTGATGATATTTTGGCCATCACAGGGTTCTCTACCTGTCTGGGAATCGCCTTCTCTACAG GTTCTACGTGGATGAACGTACTGAAGGGTCTGTTGGAGGTGGTGGGAGGGGTCATAGCCGGGCTGATCCTGGGTCTGTTCTTATGCTGCTTCCCCAGCAATGACCAG GAGGATTTGGTGTTGAGGAGGACTCTTATGTTGTTGGGTCTGTCCATATTTTCGGTCTTCTTCAGTCATGTTATAGGCTTTGCTGGAGCCGGCGGTCTCTGTACTCTAGTACTGGCCTTCCTGGCTGCTCTGGGCTGGAGGACTGAAAAG GCGCCGGTGGCAGCCATGGTGGGTCGCTCCTGGGATGTGTTCCAGCCTCTCCTCTTTGGTCTGATTGGAGCAGAGATCACCATAGCAACCCTCAGCCCCAGCACCGTGG GTCTGGGTCTGGCCTGTATCAGTATCGGTCTGGTGATCCGTCTGCTCGTCACCTTCTTGCTGGTTCATTTCGGAGGATTCAACCTGAAGGAGAAACTGTTCATTGCTGTGGCCTGGTTGCCTAAAGCCACCGTACAG gcTGCTATTGGCTCCAAGGCGTTGGATATGGCGAGGGAGGAGGGGGACGACACACTAATAAAGTTCGGTTCGGAcgtgctaacgttagctgtgtTAGCCATCCTGACCACAGCTCCCATCGGAGCGCTGGGCATCGGCCTGGCGGGGCCACGCCTCCTGGCCCGGCAGGGCAAAG ATGAGACAGAGGGTGGAGCGACGTCCCCAAGCAGCCAGGGGAATGGGCAAGAAAAAGACAACGTGACCCTTGAGAGCAAGCTATGA